In the Malaya genurostris strain Urasoe2022 chromosome 1, Malgen_1.1, whole genome shotgun sequence genome, one interval contains:
- the LOC131426101 gene encoding uncharacterized protein LOC131426101 yields MYSKCKTELNGRSVSSYIKDVLGSEQSHPTNFDSLSAQVRQLFDLIEALGNVTFSNGLRIYYQNVRGLRTKIDAFFLAVSDAEYDIIVLTETWLNDKIFSEQLFGHLYAVYRSDRSPLNSHKTRGGGVLIAVSKKFSSSIGQTIISVSLEQLWVLVEIPQDSLSIGVIYLPPDRKNDSVSINEHIESLSSISFRLSPRTPALLFGDYNQSGLRWCCPEGGLPFVDPLLSQIPTACSALLDGFNLNGFTQINTLLNRNDRLLDLILANDVALPVINVFSPVEPLIDLDADHPALGVEFRIPTPIEYDEPSISFSLDFRRVDSAELNDLLSVIDWRFIERTANVNYAVECCCDVVESVVSHAVPASRPPLKPPWSNPRSRALKRTRSATLRKYCNTRSQYIKQQLNTVTRQYRRYNIFLYRCYIKRIGMNLRRNPKRFWSFVNSKRREAGLPHSMYLTDETARNEKEKCDLFARHFKQTFNESSATLMQIDEAVTDVPRDIFNFNIPLVTEEMVRVALNKLKLSFAAGPAVFPHLC; encoded by the exons ATGTACTCCAAATGTAAAACTGAACTGAACGGCCGTAGTGTGTCTTCCTACATCAAGGATGTGCTAGGTTCAGAGCAGTCCCATCCAACGAATTTTGATAGTCTTTCTGCTCAGGTTCGCCAACTTTTCGATCTGATCGAAGCGCTTGGCAA TGTTACTTTTTCGAATGGTTTACGCATTTACTACCAGAACGTGCGTGGATTGAGGACAAAAATTGATGCATTCTTCCTAGCTGTTTCGGATGCCGAATACGACATTATCGTCCTAACGGAAACCTGGctgaatgataaaattttctctGAGCAACTCTTCGGTCACCTGTATGCTGTTTACAGGAGTGATCGCTCCCCGCTGAACAGCCACAAAACACGCGGAGGAGGCGTACTGATCGCAGTATCGAAAAAATTTAGCAGTTCAATTGGTCAAACAATCATATCTGTATCGCTTGAGCAGTTATGGGTATTGGTTGAAATCCCACAAGATTCGCTTAGCATCGGAGTAATCTACCTGCCCCCTGATCGTAAAAACGACTCGGTGAGTATCAATGAGCACATAGAATCCTTGAGTTCGATATCTTTCCGATTAAGCCCCCGCACTCCTGCGCTATTGTTCGGTGACTATAATCAATCCGGTTTACGATGGTGTTGTCCTGAAGGCGGATTACCTTTCGTTGATCCACTGCTGTCGCAAATTCCGACTGCCTGCAGCGCTCTTCTCGATGGGTTCAACCTGAATGGATTTACCCAGATTAATACATTGCTGAATCGAAACGATCGTCTGTTAGATTTAATACTCGCAAATGATGTCGCTTTACCGGTCATAAACGTTTTCTCGCCAGTTGAGCCACTGATTGACCTTGACGCGGACCATCCCGCTCTAGGCGTTGAGTTTAGGATACCAACGCCAATTGAGTACGACGAACCATCTATCTCATTCTCTCTTGACTTTCGTCGAGTCGATTCTGCCGAACTGAACGATCTACTTTCCGTTATCGACTGGCGATTCATTGAAAGGACTGCTAATGTCAATTACGCTGTTGAATGTTGCTGCGATGTTGTAGAAAGTGTTGTTTCTCACGCTGTTCCAGCTAGTCGTCCACCGCTAAAACCGCCGTGGTCTAATCCACGTTCACGTGCTCTTAAGCGAACACGTTCTGCCACCTTACGAAAATATTGTAACACTCGTTCGCAGTACATCAAACAACAACTGAATACAGTAACTAGACAGTATCGCCGTTACAACATTTTTCTATATCGTTGCTATATTAAACGTATTGGAATGAATCTTCGTCGAAACCCTAAACGTTTCTGGTCCTTCGTTAACTCAAAAAGGAGAGAGGCTGGCCTTCCGCATTCTATGTACTTAACCGATGAAACGGCccgcaacgaaaaggaaaagtgCGATTTATTTGCCCGTCATTTTAAACAAACATTCAACGAAAGTTCTGCTACACTGATGCAAATAGACGAAGCAGTCACAGATGTGCCtcgtgatatttttaatttcaatattcCGCTTGTAACCGAAGAAATGGTTAGAGTcgcattgaacaaattgaagttgtcgttCGCTGCTGGACCCGCAGTATTCCCTCATCTGTGCTGA